In Brachyhypopomus gauderio isolate BG-103 chromosome 2, BGAUD_0.2, whole genome shotgun sequence, the DNA window ATTGGAGCTGTTGTGGGGTCTCagatttgtttgtttctttattaTGAATTGGTCAAGTGGTCTGAATCGTGCATCACAGATTGGTCTGTTCAGGAAACCTCATGTTCACACTTGCAAGAATTCCACTTGCCCCTGAATAGAAATGTGTTATTCTCCAACGTCAAATAAAGAACGATCAAGGTTTAGCacgtattattattttattgtaattCTCTCCTTTAGTTGCATTACTGAAAGGTAAATTCTCCATGTTGGTAAATCAGCCACTATGTCCCACGTTGGTGTGGCCGGCATTTCAAACACGCCATGCTGGAGGTCCTGGGCAGGGGGTGAATGTCTCCGCAGCTGTAGGGAGTTATAGGGAGCTGAAGGGAGTTATAGGGAGCTGAAGGGAGTTATAGGGAGCTGAAGGGAGTTATAGGGAGCTGAAGGGAGTTATAGGGAGCTGAAGGGAGTTATAGGGAGCTGAAGGGAGTTATAGGGAGCTGTAGGGAGTTATAGGGAAATATCGGGAGCTGAAGGGAGTTATAGGGAGCTGAAGGGAGCTGAAGGGAGTTGTAGGGAGTTGTAGGGAGTTGTAGGGAGTTGTAGGGAGTTGTAGGGAGTTGTAGGGAGTTGTAGGGAGTTGTAGGGAGTTGTAGGGAGTTGTAGGGAGCTGTAGGGAGCTGTAGGGAGCTGTAGGGAGTTGTAGGGAGTTGTAGGGAGTTATAGGGAGCTGTAGGGAGTTATAGGGAAATATCGGGAGCTGAAGGGAGATATCGGGAGCTGAAGGGAGTTATAGGGAGCTGAAGGGAGTTGTAGGGAGCTGAAGGGAGTTGTAGGGAGCTGAAGGGAGATAAAGGGAGCTGAAGGGAGGCCTCAACCAGCTCAGGCTCTCCTAACCTGCCTCGgtttttttctctccttctcatGTAACTGCAAAATACAGGAAATCCGTTTCCTGGCGCTAAATGtaaccacacacatacaaaacagcACCAGAGGGTGTGAGTACAGGTTGAGGTTTTATGCAACACTGCTGAAGCCAAATGAAATTAACCAGATTGAGTATACATGGAAGTACCATTAAAACCATCTTCCTTAAAAAAATTACTTAATTTCCAGCACTACATTAGCATGTTTTTACTACTTAAAATCATCATTAATGTCACTTAACAATTTGTGCAATAAATATGTTGATGTCCTTTGTAAAATGGTCAAAACTCGCAAATCAGTTTAGCTTTCACAGATATATTCAGAATTCAAAAAGAGAATTATTATTACCTGAAAAACTATTGCAAAAGTATCCCCTTAGTTAAGAAGTGTGTAGAGAAGGTGTAGAATGATGAATTTCCATAATTGAATATCTACTGGGTCTAGTTAGTGATCACCTGATAAGGATTCACTCGGGATTAAATTTTTGAAACCATGTTGAATTTGGGGGTTAAAGCAAAATAGTAAAAATCGCATTTTCATCTGTTTGACACAGCGTGTATCCCAATCTTGATGTAGCAGATATCTCCGGTATGGATTTGACTACAGTGGTGACTGTGGTGGGTGTTGTGATGCTTCTCTCAGTGATCATCCTCACAAGTCTTTGTCTCAACTGCAAAAGAAGCAGCCAACCAAGTAAGATAAACTAACGTGGTTGAAACCGACCGCTCACTGGTGAATGCAGTACACATGGCTTTCATTGCTGTAAACTACTGTGCAGTGATGCTACCTCTTGCCTTCCACACGTCTATTTCAATGTAGGGAAAATACCAGAGAACTATCCTCAACACGAAAACCCAGTGTAAGACATGATTTGTACTTAATAATTTGCCCTTCTTGTTAATGCTTCTGCTTCTGCTGTGTCTGCTTACCTGTCCagctttattagaaacacccgCCTTGTACATTGTCCTTGTAGGTTTATGTGTATACCATTACACATCACCTATCCGTTGCCATGAGTGCGTTGGATGCATTCTTCTTTGGTCGGTGTTTGCCCCCAGAATAACCTGTAATATTATCCAGGAGCACTGGCAAGGTAGTGGTGATGTGACATGAGTGTATCAGGCACACGTAGCTGGACTCTTTACACACATGGATGTCAGTTCTGGAGGGGTTGCCATTTAGACCAGTTAGAGCATGGCTATCACAACAGTGCATACCAGCACATGACCCATAGTATCTaactacagtcatggccaaaagttttgagaatgacacaattattatattttcacatgatctgctgcccactggtttttatgtgtgtttgtcagatgtttttatcacagacagaaatataattgcaatcatgagtaacaaaagcttttattgacagttagaatgagttaatgcagcaagtcaatatttgcagtgttgacccttcttcaggacctctgcaattctccgtggctctcaatcaacttctggaccaaatcctgactgatagcagtccattcttccACAATCAATgcgtgcaatgatgactgcacatgtttctttagagataaccatggttaacagaagagaaacaatgatgccaagcaccagcctcattttaaagtgtccagtggtgtcgttcttacttaatcatgacagattgatctccagccctgtcctcatcaacacccacacctgtgttaatggagcagtcactgaaacgatgttagctggtccttttaaggcagggctgcaatgaagttgaaatgtgttttgggggataaagttcattttctaggcaaatattgactttgcaattaattgctgttaagctgatcactctataacattctggagtatatgcaaattgccattataaaaactgaagcagtagactttgtaaaaattaaaaTTTGTataattctcaaaacttttggccatgacggTACATGCCTGCTAGGTGTTTGTCTTCAAGAAATGTTTCCTGTGTTCTTCTGCTAAGGTTACGATCAGCTCCTTTCACCGCTAACACAAATACACTAACACAAATGAATCCACACGGATTGAGGGTAATTtaaaaattttagaaaaaaaaaaccactggTAATGACTGTGATGTTGAATAATGTTGTTCTGTCTCGTTTACTGATCCCATGTGGTGTACGTGCACAGTGTGGTATGCTTATAGCTAACAGCAATGCATGCAGatctgtgtatatgtatatgtgctgAAATATCAGTGCTGGTTCAGATTCTCAGATTTTCTCTGTCATTCTTGTCTTACAGGAGCCAAGTATCAGGTTTCACGATTATTCGCCCATGTAaatacatttacttatttaaaataaaagcaCACCTGATCTTTTAATGCTTATATTCATAAATATTTCAGTTTTCCAATAACTGGGACATGCTGGTAGTAACCAGTGATCATAATCGCTGCTTGTGCTGTTAAAATGACTAGAATATGTTTTTAGAAAGTTTTATTCTGATTTAATCTTCTCTATGTCTTCCTTAGACGCAGAAACCATACGCTCCAACACCTTATCTCCCGTCGATCAACCTCATACTATCATGTGAGTACCGGTAGTTATTAGTGCtcacaagtgcacacacacacacacacacacatactcgtaTGTAAAGAGACTCAGGACCAGAGAttgacattccaggttcagaaagtaaaagtctttcccaggattttactcaagcttgctggattttctaattagttcaatccaggtaaaatgagtggaatcaacacaatccaggaagcctgagcaaaatcctggtgaggacttttactttctgaacctggactGTCCACCTCTGCTCAGGACTGATGTACCCACTCTGTCACTCTACTTTCAGTTCTCCGTCCATGCGGGATCCAAGATGCCCGTCTCCGTGTCCCTCCCCTGACGGTGAGTTTGTGACTGGTTCACACACGTTGTCCCACTGTGAAGAAGAAGCGCAAACATGGACTACAAAGTGGTGATGCAGGTGTGACCCGGGCCAGACCCTAAAACCAAGGACAATATCCAGGACATAAAAGCTTATGTTCTGGATTAAAGATCTTACAGACAGCaggaataaaataaacaaataaaatgaaacaaataaagAACCTCCCAGCACATCATTTAGTATACTATAATATAGTGATCTTTAGTATACTATATAAAAACAGATATAGATATGCAATTTGtaattatgtaattatttactttttttttccttttgttgtgttgtttttttaaacagGAAGTCAGAGTGATTATGTCAATGAAGGTGggcaaaaataacaaatattcaAAAATTTGGCTAACTTTAAAGGAATGCACAATCACAtagagatgtgtgtttgtgtggatgtgagtgtgGTACTGGTTGTAGAAACTGGTCATTTGTTCTGTTTTTAGAGGAACGAAATGGCTATGAGGAGCCCCCCGAAAGTGATAAGAATGACTACCTGTAAGAAcacatttctctctcactctctctctatataactctttatatatgcatatatatatatatatatatatatatatatatatatatatatatatatatatatatatctctgtatatgtgtgtatatatatatatatatatatatatatatatatatacagggttcccacaccttggttaacataaaattcaaggacctttaaatgactttccaggaccaacttcctcaaattcaaggacctcaccTGGCAGAATTTACCTACTGTTatccctgaatatgttatcaaaaaacaatgttaatacaatgcaaattcaaaagactgaatgtcatttcaagacaGGCATCCTGAAActttctgtgcatgacattaagcgctgattcaacgaaaacactcacactcaacatgacgtGCAATTTAACAATgcacctgtgagaaggtgacattcatgtaaagcggctacacaagtttttaaatctacttaatgaagagtaatatgaatttaattcattcataaagagaaaagaatgcttttaaccactcctattagtgaatgtggtattttgctaaaagtacgactacatttatggcatcagaaATCTGAACTTAAGTTTTCtgcataaagtaaaatggtatcaaaagaaagaatgttaagtttgagattaatccagtttctagtgtccatgcaaaaactttgtgaatattgacatgaaaaaacaaatgctcctggaattcatcttctgacttacaaaaggcacatgaatccacatcatgtttaaatcttctttcaagaaacatggctacaggatatatcttatttattattttgaaatgagtctcttttactttagaagatatgggccatttgacaagccattgtggttttataatttgtattaggatgtttcttgaaagaatatctattatatcttttgtctcataccatcagtgataatcttgttattacacttgaagtcaAGTAAgttacagtcattcacttttaacacaggcatcgaaacagtcaactcggaatataaaatgacatttttgattaatttaatCAATGCTAAAttaatcactttgcagactttcttaaaatctttataacaactatcacatcagatcatatttttcaacaaaaggatgagaaatttaaaacatcatgacaatgtttttcatagcaatcttttctaaatattgacttccttaccaactgtgccctattattccttgattgcggtcttcatccatgtgaaatttcaaaccccctaaaatattcaaggaccttcaaggacggctgtcttttatgactgttttcaaaaactttccagggccttgaacttattttttcagattcacaaactttgaaggatttcaaggacccgtgggaaccctgtatatatatacacacacactacaggaccCACTTTCTCATTCAATGCACTTTCATTATTTCCATGACTATTTACATTGTGGATTCACTGAAGGCACCAAAACTATGAATTAATACATGTGGAGTTATgtacttaacaaaaaaatgtgaaataactgaaaacatgttttatattctagTTTCTTCAAAATAGCTACCCATTGCTCTGATTACTGCACTGCACACTCTTGGGCCTCCCTCAGTGAGCTTCAAGAGGTAGTCACCTGAAATGGGCTTCAGGTTTGCTTTAACAGGGTTCATTAGTGGAAGCTCATTGAGAGAATAACTCCACATGTGTTCATTCATAgttttgatgccttcagtgaGAATCTGCAATGTAAATAATCATGGAAATAATGAATGAGATTGAATGAGAAGGTATGTCCAAACCTTTGGCCGGTActgtatatgtatacacacacacacacacacacacactcagtttgACCATAATCATGCTTCTGTGCTGTTATACTCTTCTACTACTACTCACTCTTCTCGGCTGTTGTAGGGATGTGCTACCTGATGAACTGTCCCCACCTAGTTTGGCCTCTTCTGGCAATTCAGGTGAGCAGGCAAGGAATTCCAAGAACATCATTGTTGACTACAGCTAAAGTTTTAATATGTCCTGAGTCTTAATTATTGCATTTGGCACAACTTCATGCACAAGACTTGTGTGTTGACTCAAGAAAGAAAAATGAATAGTTTCATAGCAAATTAATTCTGAGAGAAAGGAAGGTTTTCACAAAATCGATTAGATCCCTCAATTTTGATCTGTTATTAATTATTGTTTTGTTCTTATTTTCTAGTTTATCAAAATATGGGATCTGAAGAAAAAAGTGATGATGAGTATTCAGGTAGAATAAAGACTGACAGTAAAACATTTAGACAGTTAGACACCTCTAACCCTCAATCTAACCTTGAGCCCAATCTGGGGACCTTTTGAATGTGTTTACAGACAGTCGAGATTATATTAATCATCCAAAGGCCATCATCCAAACCCCAAGTAAGTCAAAGAATGGCTCCGACCTGCCACGGCATCACAGTTCAACAGTCTTAATGGTTGTACATACACTGAAGGTCATGCATTGTTCTAAGCAGTTTTTATGTTAGACTGGTTTTACTTCTGAATGGTAGATGCGGGTTCCCAGCAGGTCGTGATCCATTTGATCCGCTTGCCCAATACCTCAGTACTGTCTTCTTCTGTAAATAAACTTTAAATAGGTTTTACTGATGTCTAATTCCAAAGCCATCATGCCTGCAGTGTACAGTTAACTTAAAATATGATTTAAATAACCTGTGGAATAAAATTAACTTTGCTGATGATACAGAAGAAGACCTGGGTACCTAGGAAAACAGTGTGCCTTTCATACCTCCAACGGCGGTACTTATTGAAGTTCTTAAGAAAGAGTTCAGAGTGGAAACATAAGATAATGTTGAACTGCTTGGCGTGTTTGCAGACTTTACTATGCTATGTATGATCAGCTAAGACCTTTGGATGGAAAATATGCTTTGTTTTGGTGACGTTATTTATGTTTTAGAGTTATGTTATTTGCATCCTTTATTCGAAAAAAGAGCTACAACACCAGAAATGTGATCCaatccaagtgtgtgtgtttgcagttgGATCCTTTGCGAGTTGTAGCAGTGATGGCCAGGACAGCTCTGACTATGTGAACGCCCCTTACGCAGGTACAGCTGTACCCACTGATCCATTGCTGctactttatttatttgctgtgtttatttattcaaagtaagcagtatttacagtatttatCCATAAAACCTACGTATTTACATATCACACAAATGTGAagcactgaaacattttattttaaagaagCCCATATAGTAAGAGACATAATGGATTATTAATGCAGTTTCTTCTTACTTTTGGTATTTCTGCATCTGACTATGTAATGCATTCCCACCCTTTCTCTTCCAACTCTTCCAGCTATGGCTGATGTAAACATCCATTTGGGCTGATGTAAAGGAAGAGACAATGGCTGAATCACAACCATGAAGATTATATATATGAAGGATTGCTTTTTTTAAAGCATACTTTACAATCAACTTGAGTTGGTGTAATGCGCTCATGCATTATGGACAATCATCATGAGTTCTATAAAAACATCTGtactttttaattaattttattaaCTATAATTTACTTCTTCAAAGTCCTATTCATAGGACATGCTGACAATTCCTGAGAATATTCCTTTTTACTTGATTGTTTTTCTGACTTAGGCTTTTTTTATTAAACGTTATAGAAAATatttgaatttttatttttttatattacaATGAAACCAGTTATTGTTCACCGGTTGCTGTATATGAAACAGTATAAAGCTTTCTTGTTCTGCACCAGTTTGTTTTgaatattgaattaaatatgcAGCTGCCTTCTTTCAGAGTGTGTGCGCTTTATACAGTTGGGCTTCTTCTACTAGTGAGAACATTATTATTACTGTATATTCAAGATATTTCTGACTACGAAGATTGATATACATACGTATTGAATCATGTGGCACCTGATATGCCCGATATATAGTTTGTTGCCTACCGGTATGTATTTTATGTCCACATATTGCATCAGAATCAGTTTTGTCCAGCCTGCTGTCCAGGCATCTAGCACCTCTGAATAGACATTTAGCACAATGAGATCACATCTGTTAGGCAGCTACATTACTGATGTATGTTACTGCTACATGAACACTTGTTTTTGTTCTGAATGGCTTTTTAACACTAGATAAAGTCAAGATCCAGACACACGAACCCCAACTTGGAGAGTttgaaattttatttattttttgtacattttattatttttttattatttaataattaaggGTTTGAGGAAGAAGGGACGAGTCATACTGTCTTTATAAAAGGTCTCATTCAGCTCGAGCTCAgtttcactctcacactcactctttgttttagacacacacacactgtgccccATTCACACCGCTTCTTCAAaccaaccaaaacaaacaaacaaacaaaataaaaaaaaaaaaaaacagacagtctttccaacaaataaagataaaaacaaAATCAGAAGAATTCTGTTTCTGGAGTAAAAGTAGACAATGGGtctttgaagtgtgtgtgtgtgtggtcatatatatgtgtgtgtggagaggaacTCTCACTCCAGAAACAGGGCAGCTGGAGCCCGAGCTCGGACTGTGTGGCTTCGCTCAGTTTCCAGAGGGATGGAAGGACAGCTGCTGTGAGGGGTGTGGCTGCACCTGCATGGCTGAGGTCACCAAAACAAGCCGTCGTTATTGGTCAAGAACACGTCCGTCACCCCACCTCATCAGTGCTTCTTTTGGAACTCTCACTGTCATTCTTCCTGTAATGTTACTCAAGTAGTCGAGGACCTAGCAGGTCGTTTAACTATAGTAAGTATTTGCGCACGTCGTAGTTACTACATCATATAGCACGTTTAAGCGACTTTAAACAAAAAAGCCAAGTAACAGCTGCTGGAATGTGGAATGAGGTTGACACTGTGAAGGCAGCTCACCCTGGTGGTGCCCGATGTAGGTGTAATGTTGATGCGCTCCCTGCTGGGGTGGTGGAGGTCCGTGCGGGgggtgctggggcccgggacctGACCCGGGGCCCTGCTGCGGGGGAGGCGGGGCGTGAAGCAGCATCATCTGTGGAGGGCCATGACCTCCGGAGGGGTGAGGACCCGAGAGAGCTCCTGAAACATGAGCCTAcaggggagggtgggggagagagagagagagagagagagagagagagagagagagagagagagagagagagagagagagcgcaagaCAGAAAGAGCATGTGAAAAGAGTATTAGCAAAGCAAAGTGGTTTGATACACACACGCTACATTAAATGACTGCATGTCTGTGAGAATTTTGTGAATGTGATGAATTCTTCTGCACGGAGTGAAACTGAGTGGGACGtgaagaatgaaagagagaagcTAAAAGCACCCACCACCCCCATGGTGTCATGGTGTGGGAGTAAAACGTAGctgcacactcatacacacgtcACACTCCACTTCCACAGGAGGGCGTGTGGTACCTGCGTGAGCGGCCCCAGGGACTGGTAGGGGTGGGGCAGCTGGTGGCCTGGCAGACTGTAGCTCTGGAGAGGGTAGGAGGCTTGGGGCGAGCTGTGGCCCGGGGGCAGGTTAGGGGGCGTTGGGGCTGACAGTGGACCTGAATGGTATAAAGTCTGAGGCTGTGGACCTGACTGCGCAGactacagagagagaagagagagagagagagaaaaccagAGTGAGCAAGTTAGACTATCTTTCAAACTACACACCAATTTATACAAGACGCTGTGAGCCGGTAAGGTAGCAGGTGACGGTACCTGTCCCGGGCTGGGGGCAGGGTGCTGTGGGGGTGGCTGGCTCCCCGTGGGGGTGCTGGAGGGCTGTGGTGGGTGCAGAGAGGCTGAGGGATGGGAGAATGACTGTGGGGCTAGGAAGACAAGATCCAGTCAGGCATTTGGCAAATGTGTGTGCCATGAACAAACATAtttgtatataatatatgtaAGTGATGGCCAGCAACGGTGTGGGACATACTGTACATGCCCTGCTGGGCTCCTGGAGGTCCTTCACTCTGGCCCGGGTACTGAGGGCCAGGGGGCCCCAGTGTCTGAGGGTGACCTCCTGAACTCAACATCCGTGTCCCGCCCGGCAGCATGGAGTACacaggctgggggggggggagagatgtGTTTTTATGACATGACAGTTATGGAAACAGTTAGATATTACTCTTTCTACTATTATAACAACAAAGGAGTTAGAACAGTTgcacagtgctgtgtgtgtgtgtgtgtgtgtgtgtgtgtgtgcggtgaagACTGGGCTGAGCCGTAAAACACGCGGGTACCTGTCCAGGGTAGTGAGGTATGGCAGGGATGACCTGGCTGTACTGCAGGTAGGACTGTGGGTAAGGGGAGGCCACCAGGGGAGGACCTGCTGCAGATGCTGCCTGAATCATGGGGGGAGCGGAGGAGCTGTGGTCTGGACGGGGACCCACCACCGAGCCTGAGAAAAGGAAGGAGCGCGTGAGCAGAGCGCGTGAGCAGAGCGCGTGCGGCTCGGCTGCCCTCATGCGTGTGGGGTTCAGACTCTCCCACACATCTGCAGCCTTAAAACGCCTTTA includes these proteins:
- the lat gene encoding linker for activation of T-cells family member 1 isoform X1 gives rise to the protein MDLTTVVTVVGVVMLLSVIILTSLCLNCKRSSQPRKIPENYPQHENPVSQVSGFTIIRPYAETIRSNTLSPVDQPHTIISPSMRDPRCPSPCPSPDGSQSDYVNEEERNGYEEPPESDKNDYLDVLPDELSPPSLASSGNSVYQNMGSEEKSDDEYSDSRDYINHPKAIIQTPIGSFASCSSDGQDSSDYVNAPYAAMADVNIHLG
- the lat gene encoding linker for activation of T-cells family member 1 isoform X2; the encoded protein is MDLTTVVTVVGVVMLLSVIILTSLCLNCKRSSQPRAKYQVSRLFAHTQKPYAPTPYLPSINLILSFLRPCGIQDARLRVPPLTEVRVIMSMKRNEMAMRSPPKVIRMTTWMCYLMNCPHLVWPLLAIQFIKIWDLKKKVMMSIQTVEIILIIQRPSSKPQLDPLRVVAVMARTALTM